In the Methylophilus sp. 5 genome, one interval contains:
- a CDS encoding helix-turn-helix domain-containing protein — protein MRHINFANQFKAQRIAAGLTQEDMAENAHVTRMNVHDLETGKNVGFHIVAKIMAALNLELTKKNTLETVEKARLGAITKKRVRIPRVDGTTYPQLRLLLWDRSNKNLTEKEAFYIYEKNARYLEHDTLTPEEATFLDRLTHKYGNGVML, from the coding sequence ATGAGGCACATTAATTTTGCAAATCAATTTAAAGCACAACGCATTGCAGCTGGTCTTACTCAGGAGGATATGGCTGAGAATGCACACGTCACAAGAATGAATGTGCATGATTTAGAAACGGGCAAGAACGTTGGTTTTCACATAGTGGCTAAGATAATGGCGGCTTTAAATCTTGAACTGACTAAAAAGAACACGCTAGAAACAGTAGAAAAAGCCAGGTTAGGCGCAATAACGAAGAAGAGAGTAAGAATCCCCAGGGTTGATGGCACAACGTATCCTCAATTGCGCTTATTGTTATGGGACAGGAGTAATAAAAATCTGACAGAAAAGGAGGCTTTTTATATCTATGAGAAGAATGCGAGATATTTAGAGCATGATACGCTCACGCCTGAAGAAGCAACGTTTTTAGATAGACTTACCCATAAATATGGCAACGGAGTCATGCTATGA
- the pqqA gene encoding pyrroloquinoline quinone precursor peptide PqqA, which yields MWTKPAATEMRFGFEVTMYVMNK from the coding sequence ATGTGGACTAAACCAGCTGCTACTGAAATGCGTTTTGGCTTTGAAGTGACAATGTACGTTATGAACAAATAA
- a CDS encoding DUF1330 domain-containing protein, whose translation MSAYVVMLREQTTNQADMETYASHALLAREGHAVTPLVRYGALTILEGPAFEGCLIHRFPTVEAAEAWYHSPQYQQAARHRQHGAQYRVFIVEGIDD comes from the coding sequence ATGAGTGCCTATGTGGTCATGCTGCGTGAGCAGACGACGAACCAGGCCGACATGGAGACTTATGCCAGCCATGCCCTTCTCGCCCGAGAGGGGCATGCGGTGACGCCGCTGGTCAGGTATGGCGCGTTGACTATCCTCGAAGGGCCGGCATTTGAAGGCTGTTTGATACATCGTTTTCCGACGGTTGAGGCCGCCGAAGCCTGGTATCACAGTCCGCAATATCAGCAGGCTGCCAGACATAGGCAGCATGGGGCGCAATATCGGGTCTTTATTGTTGAAGGCATTGATGACTGA
- a CDS encoding sulfite exporter TauE/SafE family protein: MDWIQLFFEQYALFCLIGVIVGVLSGLLGIGGGIVLVPMLHAMLVAKGFSADAAFHMALATSMACIVFTSLSSILAHHKNQNIVWHYVWAMVPMAFMGSLLATLVAIHLDAFYLTLFFATFTFFAATQLFLDRKPTQHKVPGKIEISLVSLLIGMVSALVSIGGGTLTVPYLAMRNVSVKQAIGTSAALGFPIALASTVSYLQDAVRQSSHAPDTFGLLYLPAIMLITPLSVLFAPAGVALTKRLPVKVLKRIFAVFLMGVSLNLLWSQFA; encoded by the coding sequence ATGGATTGGATACAACTATTTTTTGAGCAATATGCTTTGTTTTGCCTGATCGGCGTGATCGTTGGTGTATTGTCAGGCTTGCTCGGTATCGGCGGCGGCATTGTGCTGGTGCCTATGCTGCATGCCATGCTGGTTGCTAAAGGTTTTTCGGCCGATGCGGCGTTTCATATGGCGCTGGCGACGTCGATGGCGTGCATTGTGTTTACTTCGCTCTCCAGCATCCTCGCGCATCATAAAAACCAGAATATTGTCTGGCATTATGTCTGGGCCATGGTGCCAATGGCGTTTATGGGCTCTTTACTGGCAACGCTGGTGGCGATTCACCTGGATGCGTTTTACTTGACGCTATTTTTTGCCACATTTACTTTTTTTGCCGCGACTCAACTGTTTCTTGACCGTAAACCGACTCAGCACAAAGTGCCAGGCAAGATTGAAATCAGCCTGGTGTCATTGTTGATTGGTATGGTGTCTGCGCTGGTGTCGATTGGCGGCGGCACGTTGACTGTGCCTTATCTCGCCATGCGTAATGTGTCGGTCAAGCAGGCCATTGGCACCTCAGCTGCGTTGGGGTTCCCGATTGCATTGGCGAGCACGGTGAGTTATTTGCAAGACGCCGTCCGACAGTCTAGCCATGCGCCCGATACTTTTGGTCTGCTTTATTTACCTGCCATTATGCTTATCACCCCGCTTAGCGTATTGTTTGCCCCAGCGGGCGTGGCCTTGACCAAGCGCTTGCCGGTCAAAGTCTTAAAGCGCATTTTTGCGGTCTTTTTGATGGGCGTGAGTCTTAATCTGTTGTGGTCGCAATTTGCTTGA
- the pqqA gene encoding pyrroloquinoline quinone precursor peptide PqqA, which yields MWTKPAATEMRFGFEVTMYVMNK from the coding sequence ATGTGGACTAAACCAGCTGCTACCGAAATGCGTTTCGGCTTTGAAGTAACCATGTACGTGATGAACAAGTAA
- a CDS encoding alpha-D-glucose phosphate-specific phosphoglucomutase has product MSIQTVATNPFSDQKPGTSGLRKKVRVFQQPHYLQNFVQSIFDTLEIPANAALTLGGDGRFFNKEAIQVIIKMAAANGFAKVLVGQNGILSTPAASHIIRKYQTFGGIILSASHNPAGPDDDFGIKYNTSNGGPAPEKITDAIFANSKQITQYALADLPEVDLSSIGVTTLDGFVVEVIDSVADYADLMQSMFDFAAIKRWLAAGHSLQFDAMHAVTGPYAKVILGERLGAPASSLMNCEVSETFGGGHPDPNLTYAEDLVKIAYGTQAPDFSAASDGDGDRNMILGNHFFVTPSDSLALIAAHAKLIPAYAQGLSGVARSMPTSGAVDRVAAKLGIDCYETPTGWKFFGNLMDAGRVTLCGEESFGTGSDHVREKDGLWAVLCWLNLLAVTGESVESLVRKHWQTYGRNVYSRHDYEGVPTEPANAVIAHIKVQFASLPGQVFGSYTVKTVDDFSYTDPVDGSVSTGQGLRILFACGSRVVIRLSGTGTEGATIRVYLEAFTEDAAQQQLDAQEALAELITVSHQISQLPQLTGRQQPTVIT; this is encoded by the coding sequence ATGTCGATTCAAACTGTCGCAACCAATCCCTTTTCTGACCAAAAACCAGGCACTTCGGGCCTGCGTAAAAAAGTACGGGTGTTTCAACAGCCGCACTACCTGCAAAACTTTGTGCAGAGTATTTTTGACACGCTGGAGATCCCGGCGAATGCCGCGCTGACCCTGGGTGGTGATGGCCGCTTTTTTAACAAAGAGGCGATTCAGGTCATTATTAAAATGGCGGCTGCCAATGGCTTTGCCAAAGTGCTGGTCGGGCAAAACGGTATTCTTTCAACGCCTGCGGCCTCCCACATCATCCGTAAATACCAGACCTTTGGCGGCATTATTCTCTCGGCCAGCCATAATCCAGCCGGGCCAGACGATGACTTTGGCATCAAATACAACACCAGCAACGGTGGGCCGGCGCCAGAAAAAATCACCGACGCCATTTTTGCCAACAGTAAACAGATTACGCAATACGCACTGGCCGATTTACCTGAGGTGGATTTATCCAGCATAGGCGTGACCACGCTGGATGGTTTTGTTGTTGAAGTGATTGATTCGGTGGCTGACTACGCTGACCTGATGCAAAGCATGTTTGACTTTGCAGCGATTAAGCGCTGGCTGGCGGCAGGCCATAGCTTGCAGTTTGATGCCATGCATGCCGTGACCGGGCCGTATGCCAAAGTGATTTTGGGCGAGCGTCTGGGCGCACCGGCCAGCAGCCTGATGAATTGCGAAGTGTCTGAAACCTTTGGTGGTGGTCACCCGGACCCCAATCTGACCTATGCTGAAGACCTGGTGAAAATTGCTTACGGCACACAAGCGCCTGATTTTTCGGCCGCGTCTGATGGTGACGGCGACCGCAATATGATTTTGGGTAACCACTTTTTTGTGACCCCTTCTGACAGCCTGGCGCTGATTGCCGCCCATGCCAAACTGATTCCGGCCTATGCACAAGGCTTATCTGGCGTGGCGCGCTCCATGCCGACCAGCGGCGCTGTAGACCGTGTGGCGGCCAAACTGGGGATCGACTGCTACGAAACACCGACCGGCTGGAAATTTTTTGGCAACCTGATGGATGCTGGCCGTGTGACGCTGTGTGGTGAAGAAAGTTTTGGCACGGGTAGTGATCATGTGCGCGAAAAAGATGGCTTGTGGGCAGTGCTGTGCTGGCTCAACTTGCTGGCAGTGACCGGTGAAAGCGTCGAGTCATTAGTGCGCAAACACTGGCAAACTTACGGCCGCAATGTGTATTCACGCCATGATTACGAAGGCGTGCCTACCGAGCCTGCCAATGCCGTGATCGCGCATATCAAAGTGCAATTTGCCAGCTTGCCGGGTCAAGTGTTTGGCAGCTATACCGTGAAAACAGTGGATGATTTCAGCTATACCGACCCTGTAGATGGCTCAGTCAGCACCGGCCAGGGTTTGCGTATTTTATTCGCTTGCGGCTCGCGGGTGGTGATTCGCTTGTCAGGTACTGGCACGGAGGGCGCAACGATTCGTGTGTACCTTGAAGCGTTTACTGAGGATGCCGCCCAGCAGCAGCTAGATGCACAAGAGGCACTGGCTGAACTGATCACCGTCTCACACCAGATTTCGCAACTGCCGCAGCTCACCGGCAGGCAGCAACCAACGGTAATCACCTAA
- a CDS encoding type 1 glutamine amidotransferase domain-containing protein encodes MNILIVLTSHDTLGNTGHKTGFWLEELAAPYYAFKAAGAQLTLASPKGGQPPLDPKSNDPAFQTADTKRFEADAEAGQALANTVPLSAVSHEAFDAVFYPGGHGPLWDLAEDSDSITLIESTLNAGKPVALVCHAPGVLRHAKQPDGSALVAGKKVTGFTNTEEEAVGLTNVVPFLVEDMLTNHGGHYSKGADWQPYVVEDGLLITGQNPASSALAAASLIQWLQKNKS; translated from the coding sequence ATGAATATTCTGATTGTATTAACTTCGCACGATACGCTGGGTAATACCGGCCACAAAACCGGCTTTTGGCTTGAAGAGCTGGCAGCGCCTTATTATGCGTTTAAAGCAGCGGGTGCGCAGTTAACGTTGGCATCGCCCAAAGGCGGGCAACCGCCGCTGGACCCGAAAAGCAATGACCCTGCTTTTCAAACCGCAGACACAAAACGGTTTGAAGCCGATGCAGAAGCAGGCCAGGCCTTGGCGAATACCGTGCCATTAAGCGCGGTGTCACATGAGGCGTTTGATGCGGTCTTTTATCCAGGTGGCCACGGCCCGTTGTGGGACCTGGCGGAAGATAGCGATTCCATTACCTTGATTGAGTCGACACTCAATGCTGGTAAGCCCGTCGCGCTGGTTTGTCATGCGCCAGGCGTGTTGCGTCATGCCAAACAGCCTGATGGCAGCGCCTTAGTCGCAGGTAAAAAAGTTACTGGGTTCACCAACACCGAAGAAGAGGCTGTCGGCTTGACCAATGTGGTGCCTTTTTTAGTGGAGGATATGCTGACCAATCATGGCGGCCACTACTCAAAAGGGGCTGACTGGCAGCCTTATGTGGTCGAGGATGGCTTGTTGATTACCGGGCAAAATCCAGCATCGTCTGCCTTAGCGGCTGCGTCGCTGATTCAGTGGTTGCAAAAAAATAAATCATGA
- a CDS encoding DMT family transporter: MSKSKVYLMAIMAAIFWGANFNLARPVIAEMGPYIAGASRYVLAAVVMIIIAQIRKDRIPVRHWQAYLTLGVVGVFGFNLFFFLGMETSSAINGALIMALNPLLTAVLGYVILRDRPSNQQLIAFPIGIAGVAIVVLGAGAQLTISAGDIYILIASLNWALYNVLVKKMMPKNVSGIANTAGIMSVGALALTLAALWHGDHFVLPTVHAGAALLMMSLGGGVLAYLFWNASISTLGPSKAAIFMNLVPVTTMVIAAFEHMPPNHAQLIGAMLVISAVTFSSVSLSKAAERWRE; encoded by the coding sequence ATGAGCAAGAGTAAAGTCTATTTGATGGCCATCATGGCAGCGATTTTCTGGGGAGCCAACTTTAACCTGGCGCGCCCGGTGATTGCTGAAATGGGGCCTTATATCGCAGGGGCTAGCCGTTATGTGCTGGCTGCAGTCGTCATGATTATCATCGCGCAGATCAGAAAAGACAGGATTCCTGTGCGCCATTGGCAAGCCTATTTAACGCTGGGGGTGGTCGGCGTGTTTGGGTTTAACCTGTTTTTCTTTTTAGGCATGGAAACTTCCTCTGCCATCAATGGCGCCCTGATCATGGCCTTGAATCCGTTGTTAACCGCTGTGCTGGGCTATGTGATTCTGAGAGACCGGCCAAGCAACCAGCAATTAATCGCTTTTCCAATCGGTATTGCGGGCGTGGCGATTGTGGTTTTGGGCGCAGGTGCGCAACTGACTATTTCGGCCGGGGATATTTATATTTTGATTGCTTCGCTCAATTGGGCGCTCTATAACGTATTGGTTAAAAAAATGATGCCAAAAAATGTGAGCGGTATTGCGAATACTGCAGGCATCATGAGCGTTGGCGCGCTGGCCTTGACCCTCGCGGCATTATGGCATGGCGATCATTTCGTGTTGCCGACCGTGCATGCAGGGGCCGCGCTGTTAATGATGTCGCTAGGCGGCGGGGTGCTGGCTTACCTGTTCTGGAACGCCAGTATTTCAACGCTGGGGCCCTCAAAAGCCGCCATTTTTATGAACCTGGTGCCAGTCACCACTATGGTGATTGCTGCATTTGAGCATATGCCACCTAACCATGCGCAGCTGATAGGCGCCATGCTGGTCATCAGCGCAGTCACCTTTAGCTCGGTGTCACTGTCTAAAGCTGCTGAAAGATGGCGGGAGTAG
- a CDS encoding nucleotidyl transferase AbiEii/AbiGii toxin family protein yields MKLVRHHHIRIMSVLQSFNTEIMRAAECYFGGGTAIALMIDEYRTSVDIDFLCSSREGYSDLRELVHQKGIEGLFLQDTPVQLRSPRIDKEGIRTIFEVEGQPIKFEIVSEGRVDLKGEASDLPLPTLSKACLFVEKLMANADRGMDKSGLSKDFLDLIMMQHKWGEIPDSALLTARKAYKSAVADYYEKVFNLLEKDRAHLAYCFDRLDINEKGVEIISDYFMNKDNANYIRRRLQAIDSTHPM; encoded by the coding sequence ATGAAGCTCGTGCGTCATCATCATATAAGAATCATGTCTGTTCTACAGAGTTTCAATACTGAAATCATGCGCGCTGCAGAATGCTACTTTGGCGGTGGAACTGCAATCGCACTCATGATTGATGAGTATCGGACATCCGTTGATATCGATTTTTTGTGTTCAAGCCGGGAGGGATACTCCGACCTTCGAGAGTTAGTCCATCAAAAGGGCATAGAGGGTTTGTTCCTTCAGGACACCCCAGTGCAGTTGCGAAGCCCTCGAATAGATAAAGAGGGCATCCGAACTATATTTGAGGTTGAAGGCCAACCAATAAAATTTGAAATCGTTTCAGAGGGAAGAGTTGATCTAAAAGGTGAAGCATCAGATCTTCCACTGCCGACGTTATCAAAAGCGTGTTTGTTTGTAGAAAAGTTAATGGCTAATGCGGATCGGGGAATGGATAAGTCTGGCTTAAGTAAAGACTTTTTAGACTTGATTATGATGCAGCACAAGTGGGGTGAAATACCAGATAGCGCTTTGCTCACTGCGAGAAAAGCCTATAAATCAGCCGTTGCCGATTACTATGAAAAGGTTTTTAATTTACTGGAAAAGGACAGGGCACATTTGGCGTATTGCTTTGATCGGTTAGATATTAATGAAAAGGGAGTAGAAATAATCTCTGATTATTTTATGAATAAAGACAACGCTAATTATATAAGGCGAAGACTGCAGGCGATCGATTCAACGCATCCAATGTGA
- a CDS encoding LysR substrate-binding domain-containing protein yields MRYDLNLLRVFIALMEERSVTRAADRLGITQPALSNALNRLRDILHDPLFIRERYGMQPTQKAEALAPVIMQAIGQLDEIVLEQQAFDPASANLLFTIAPNSYVEYVLIPAVVAKLRVLAPGIKLRITPYGNDLAETGVISGSTALVMGRFVDPPDNLIVQHLMDDRLACVVRADHPTIGTEISKAQYEQLKHVNVLPPGRTRAGLFQALDRHGLKREVAVSVTHFLSVPEVIAVTDYCTTLPIQICRRLANDARLKILPTPVDLGTFPVDIAWHVRYRHDPAHRWLRSLIEEVARAL; encoded by the coding sequence ATGCGCTACGACCTGAATTTATTAAGAGTATTTATTGCGTTGATGGAAGAGCGCAGCGTGACGCGCGCCGCGGATAGGCTCGGGATTACGCAGCCAGCACTATCAAATGCACTAAACCGCCTGCGGGACATATTGCACGACCCGCTTTTTATTCGCGAACGTTATGGCATGCAGCCAACGCAAAAAGCGGAGGCATTGGCGCCTGTGATTATGCAAGCAATTGGCCAGCTGGACGAAATCGTGCTGGAACAGCAGGCCTTTGACCCGGCCAGCGCCAACCTGTTATTCACCATTGCGCCCAATAGTTATGTTGAATACGTGCTGATTCCGGCGGTGGTTGCAAAATTACGGGTACTGGCGCCTGGCATCAAGCTGCGCATTACCCCTTACGGCAATGACCTGGCTGAAACCGGCGTCATCTCAGGCAGCACGGCACTGGTCATGGGGCGTTTCGTCGACCCGCCAGACAACCTGATTGTGCAACACTTGATGGATGATCGCTTGGCGTGCGTGGTCAGGGCGGACCACCCGACAATAGGCACTGAAATAAGTAAAGCGCAATATGAACAACTCAAACACGTCAATGTATTGCCACCAGGGCGCACGCGCGCGGGGTTGTTTCAAGCATTAGACCGGCATGGTTTAAAGCGCGAGGTAGCCGTGTCCGTGACACATTTCCTCTCGGTGCCGGAAGTCATTGCCGTCACCGATTATTGCACCACACTGCCTATTCAGATTTGCCGCCGCCTGGCGAATGATGCCCGCTTGAAGATTTTGCCTACCCCAGTCGACCTTGGCACTTTTCCGGTCGATATCGCCTGGCACGTCAGATACCGGCATGACCCGGCGCACCGCTGGTTACGGTCATTGATTGAAGAAGTGGCGCGAGCCCTGTAG